One part of the Amyelois transitella isolate CPQ chromosome 10, ilAmyTran1.1, whole genome shotgun sequence genome encodes these proteins:
- the LOC132902185 gene encoding piggyBac transposable element-derived protein 3-like: protein MFKIRPLGDILMKKYMQWGIFHTNLSIDESMIKYFGHHPSKQFIRGKPVRFGYKNWMVSSADGYCYAFDIYCGKSPSTNIVNNEPLGSRVVKTLLNKLGADPKDHIVFFDNFFTSFGLLRELRETGYRATGTVREGRTGKCPLIPIKEMKKKNRAEYDYRFDTTNKILFVRWLDNSVCTMGTNYDSVLPLGKVKRWSSAEKKKIDVDIPQVFVSYNKGMGGVDQADQSISLYRTSIRGKKWWWVLFTYMLDLTVSNCWRLHTLCNDVKMDQLQFRRSIARHYLRQETDRRSRPTASIVPSLQFDGIGHFPQKLNKQLRCTVCHNKARWQCKKCIKTLCIEKLCFETFHTE from the coding sequence ATGTTCAAAATACGACCTCTTGGTGATATActcatgaaaaaatatatgcaaTGGGGAATCTTTCACACAAACTTGTCCATCGACGAATCAATGATCAAATACTTCGGTCATCATCCTTCAAAACAGTTCATTCGCGGAAAGCCCGTACGTTTCGGATATAAAAATTGGATGGTTTCTAGCGCGGATGGATACTGTTAtgcttttgatatttattgcGGCAAATCACCCTCTACTAATATTGTCAACAATGAACCATTAGGATCCAGGGTTGTAAAAACTTTGCTAAACAAACTGGGTGCAGATCCTAAAGatcatattgtattttttgataacttttttaCAAGTTTTGGATTGCTACGCGAATTACGTGAAACGGGTTATCGTGCAACTGGGACTGTCCGAGAAGGACGAACTGGAAAATGTCCTCTAATACCTATCAaggaaatgaagaaaaaaaaccgCGCTGAATATGACTACCGATTTGACACgacgaataaaatattgtttgttcgTTGGCTGGACAATAGCGTCTGCACAATGGGAACTAATTATGATAGTGTGCTACCGTTAGGCAAAGTGAAACGTTGGAGTTCAGCTGAGAAGAAAAAGATCGATGTAGACATTCCCCAAGTATTCGTCAGCTATAATAAAGGTATGGGTGGTGTTGACCAAGCCGATCAATCAATATCTTTATATCGTACTTCTATTCGAGGCAAAAAGTGGTGGTGGGTACTGTTTACCTACATGCTTGATTTGACAGTTAGCAATTGCTGGCGTTTGCACACACTTTGTAATGATGTAAAGATGGATCAGCTGCAGTTTAGACGAAGCATTGCTCGCCACTACTTGCGACAAGAAACAGATCGCCGTTCACGTCCAACGGCTTCCATAGTTCCTAGTCTACAGTTCGATGGGATTGGCCACTTTCCACAGAAGTTGAATAAACAACTGCGATGCACCGTATGTCACAATAAAGCTCGTTGGCAGTGTAAGAAATGTATCAAAACGTTATGTATCgaaaaactttgttttgaaACTTTTCATACTGAATGA
- the LOC132902186 gene encoding piggyBac transposable element-derived protein 2-like: MSKGKFSSSDNYQGLQEAIEAIMREDGSDVEVDLVALPSEPSVLTDEEEGDDDKIMTNDFPKDIPGNVEVFINRNDDEWDSSDEEPLATTAAKKRRTDNLPGPRWRKCHPTYDSIIFDENNVQERREKMVSDLKDLNPVAIFEKMFDNEIISMIIQNSKLYSAQKNKHDFDITEEQLKTFLGILLLTGYHTLPRERLYWSLDEDCNVPIVSKAMTRNRFLEIKTPSLL; encoded by the coding sequence ATGTCTAAAGGAAAGTTTTCATCGAGCGATAACTATCAGGGGCTTCAAGAAGCTATCGAGGCTATTATGAGAGAAGATGGTTCAGATGTAGAGGTAGATTTAGTTGCTCTGCCTTCGGAACCTAGTGTTCTCACTGATGAAGAGGAAGGCGACGATGACAAAATCATGACCAATGATTTTCCTAAGGACATACCGGGAAATGTTGAAGTTTTTATCAACAGGAATGATGATGAATGGGATAGTAGTGATGAAGAACCTTTAGCGACGACTGCAGCAAAGAAAAGACGAACCGATAACCTTCCAGGTCCTCGTTGGCGTAAATGCCACCCTACCTATGATTCCATAatatttgatgaaaataatgtCCAAGAAAGACGCGAAAAGATGGTTAGCGATCTAAAAGACCTAAATCCTGTtgcaatttttgaaaaaatgtttgataaCGAGATAATTTCCATGATCATTCAAAATTCTAAATTGTATTCCgcacaaaaaaataagcatGATTTTGATATTACAGAAGAacaattgaaaacatttttaggCATCCTTCTTCTAACCGGTTATCACACTTTACCTAGGGAGCGTCTTTACTGGTCTTTGGATGAGGATTGTAACGTACCCATTGTATCTAAAGCAATGACTAGAAACCGTTTCTTAGAGATAAAAACACCTTCACTTTTGTGA